TGTGTATCCGCTTGAGCCATCGGTGATGCTGCCGGCGGTGGCGCAGGGTATTCTGGCTATCGAGACCCGCGCCGATGATGAGGCAACGCGCACGCTGGTAGAGTCACTTGACGATCCGGCAGCCAGAGCAGCGGCACTCGCTGAACGTGCGCTGTTGCGCCGTCTGGAAGGTGGCTGTCAGATTCCGGTGGCAGCTCACGCGGTTATGACCGATACCGGTATGCATCTGCGCGGGATGGTTGGTACTCTCGATGGCAGTACGCTGGTGTTTGCCGAGCAGACCGGTGACCCGGCACAGGCCGAAGCGTTGGGAGTGGCGGTTGCCGAAGAATTGCTGGCTCGCGGCGGTGACGCGATTCTCACCGCTATCCGTCATCAGTTGGAGGCACGACGATGAGTGGACTGGTTGGTCGTCGAATCGCCATCACGCGCCCGGCCGGACGTGGCGATACGCTGGCTGCACGCTTGCAGGCGCTTGGTGCGATTCCACTTCTGACGCCACTGATTGCCTATATGCCGCCTCCCGATCCGGCACCATTGCAGCAGGCGCTCAATCGTCTGGCTACTGGTGCGTATCACTGGCTGGTCGTGACCAGCCGGCAGACGGTGCAGGTGTTAGCTGACACCACAATTCCTGAATCGACCGCCATTGCAGCGGTTGGCAAAGCGACTGCCAGCGATTGTCGGCGGGCCTGGGGGCGCGAACCTACAGTTGTTCCTGATACCGAGATCGGCAGTGCCTTGCCGGCGATCATGGGGCAGCTTGCCGGGAAGCGTGTCTTGTTGCCCTGCGCGGATATTGCTCCGCCAACTCTCACTGAAGCGCTTCGCGCTGCCGGTGCCGACGTTGATCGGGTTACCGCCTATTGCACCGTGGCCGGCCCTGGCCTTGCCGATTTGCAACGTATGATCGATGACGGTGCGATTGACGCTATCGTGCTCGCCAGTGGTTCGGCAGTTCGCCAGTTGCAGCAGCTTCACGTACCGACCGGCTTGCCGCCACTGGTCTGCATTGGCCCCAGCACGGCTGCCGTTTGCGCTGATCTAGGGCTCCCCATTGCGGGTATTGCCGAACGTCCAAACGACGATGCGCTGATTGCTGTGC
This genomic window from Chloroflexus aurantiacus J-10-fl contains:
- a CDS encoding uroporphyrinogen-III synthase, whose amino-acid sequence is MSGLVGRRIAITRPAGRGDTLAARLQALGAIPLLTPLIAYMPPPDPAPLQQALNRLATGAYHWLVVTSRQTVQVLADTTIPESTAIAAVGKATASDCRRAWGREPTVVPDTEIGSALPAIMGQLAGKRVLLPCADIAPPTLTEALRAAGADVDRVTAYCTVAGPGLADLQRMIDDGAIDAIVLASGSAVRQLQQLHVPTGLPPLVCIGPSTAAVCADLGLPIAGIAERPNDDALIAVLEQVFTPYCEVKE